The nucleotide window CCGCTTTCCTGCCGCAGGCTTATAAACTGGCCAAACGCGCCGTGGAAGTAAATCCTGAAGAATACAGCATTCAAAGCACATTCGGATGGGTATGTCTTTCTATGAAGAAAAAAGAGGAAGGTCTGGTTGCAGCCCGCAAAGCCAGAGCACTGGCAGATGCAGAGACCTCCAAAATACAGAAACTGGCGCAGGCGCTGGTTGACGACCTGGAAAAATTGTAATAGTTCGACCATATCCTATATAGACAAGGTGTAGCGATGATCGCTACACCTTTTGTTTTGAAAAAGGATTTGCATTATTTCCCGCCTGAAATTATCTTCGCCCTAAACCAACCCGCTTCATATATTATTTTTGAATGTGTTTTGAAGCGGACATCTCTGTTACTTCCTGTCTGTATACCCGCAACTAACCGAATAAACACCTGAATGTCAAACTGCAGTACATATACGGATGATCAGCTCTGGGAACAGATCACACAGGATGATCAGGAAGCTTTCACAGCGGTGTATAACCGTTACTGGAAGGTGCTGTACCTGCGTGCTCAAAGTATGCTGACTGACAGCGACCTTGCACAGGACATTGTACAGGAGGTGTTCATCTCTCTCTGGCATCGCCGTAAGGAAGTGGAGGTACTGCATCTGAAAGCTTACCTTTTTCAGGCGGTGCGCTACCAGGAACTGAAAGCCCTGCGTACTCTCAAGTCAGACATTAACTTCTACGAGCGGCTGGCCCTTATTTCCAAAGACCTGCTCATTCATGAGCCCCTGGCTTTTAAAGAGCTGGATACTGTATTACAGCGCGTGCTGGCCACCTTCCCGGAAGATCAGCGGATGATCTTTGGCATGAGCCGCGAGGAAGGGCTTACCTACCGTGAGATCGCGGGTAAAATGGAGATCTCTGTGAAAACAGTGGAAAAGAAGATGTCGCAGGCATTGCGGACCCTCCGCAAAGGTATGGACAGCGCCTTCCCACTGGTATTGAGTATGATGGCATTACTGGAGAATAGCCGGAATTAATCATTTCCCTGATAAATGCCTCTTTCCATCTGAATATGCAGCTGCTGGTAAAATCCGGCAGGGTTAAAACCAATCCGCTTGTATTCAGCCTGCACCTGTGTTTTGGCATTGTCCAGATACTCCTGATTTTTCCAGGTGGCAACGGTGATAACGGAGTACTGTCCGTTTTGTTCCTGATGCTGAAATACCTTATCTCCCATAAAACCGTCCAGCTTTTGAATAAAGCCCCTGTTATAGTTCATCCTTTGTGTGAATTCACTGATAGCCGCTGACGGTACAATGAATTTATCGATGAAGTACACCTGATTTCGTTTGTCCGTTGGCGTAATATCAGCAGGAATGGCGCCTAACTGTTGCAGAAAGCCAAGCCTGTCGGTCTGAATTTCGTGGTGTATGATTTTTCCGTTTTTGAAAGTATAGATGCCGGTTCCTTCGCTGGTAACGGCTTTGTGTGTAGGTGCGATGTGCTGAAAGGTGTTTTGATGAGTGCCCTGCATTTTTTGTTTTACGAAGACTTTATCACCTTCTGCCATTACCAAAGACAAGCTCCATTGGGCATCCGGAAATGACTGAAGGACTGCTTGCGCCGACTGTATAAAACCCTGAATACCGCTGTCTCCCTGGCTGTTGGCATAATCCGGGGAGATGAGACCGTCCAGCTGTCCGAACTGCCGCTGATTGAGAATATCTTCATAAAAGTGAATGATGGCGGCTTTGTTTTGTTGCTGTATTGTTTCCATATCTGATACTTTTTCCTGTGAGAAGGCAGTCGTTGCTGTGAGCAACAAACCACCCAGTAATTGTTTGATCATTGTTTGTTTTTATACAGCAAAATTCAGCTTTAGGGCAGCCTTATCATTGTAAAAAATCATTGATTTTACCAGAACAGCGGTGACTGGAAGAAATGAGAAGGTGTGAGGCCGGTGAAGCGTTTAAAGCTTTTGTTGAAATGGGCCTGATCGAAATAACCAGCATCCAGGGCTAGATCTGTAAGGCTTTGAGTGGGCTGTTTGCGAGTGATGAGGGATTTTAGCCGGATGATGGAGGCGTATTGTTTGGGCGAAGTGCCGATGGTTTTTCTGAAACGTTTTTCGAAGGCATCCTGGCTTAGGTAGTTGGATGCAGCCAGGTTTTTTATAGGGAGATCTCCCTGTGTTGTTTGTATTTGCTGAAGGACGTTTAATATCAGGTTGTCCTGTTTGGAGCCATGCAGCAATGAGAGTAACAGTGTTTCAATAACTGTTATTCTCTCGTGGGTAGTTTTGGCTTCGGCCAGCTGTTCTTCTATGATAGCGGTTTGCTGCCGGCTGATGAAATTATCCAATGAAACGCTGTGTTCAAACAGTTCATGGAGCGGTGTTTTAAAGAAGGCTGCTGCGCCGGCAGGTTTAAACTGTACAATAATGGCAGCGGTGTTTTCCTGGTAATTGATCAGCCGTACAGAAGACCTTAATCCCGATATAACGGCTGCCGGCACCGGATTGGCCTGCTGATCGCTGAGGTAATTGATCCGGCCTTTATAACGGAAGGCGATGGCGGGCGTGGTGTCGGGCAATACCCGGTTGACCCGTGCATCCTGGCTTTCAATGATTTTGTAAGCCTGGATGAAAGGTTGTAGTGGTGCGGAGGGTATGTAAGGCTTCAGGAGCATCTTACTCAAAGATAATAAAATCAGGATTCCGGAGCTGATTCATCATATTCATCCAGGACAGTAGGTTTGAGACTGGCCAGGTGTTTATCTTTCGCGATGAGTAATATATTTTCATAACTCAGGTAGGTGCAGGTATTTTTCATGGGGCCATGCTCCATGAATGAAAATACGGGCCTCGTTATTTCCTGGAAAACTTTATCCCGCCTTTCCTGAGGAGCTACAATATGTAGTTTTACATTCATATTGGGTTGTAGTGCCATCAGGTCGGCCATGCGGAGAATGCCGGAATAAACAGAAGTGGTATGCTCCACTTCAAAGGCTCTGACGATCATGTTGCGGCTGATCCACAGCACATCAATGTTTTCGATGGTTTTCAGTACAGCGTTTACATAATTTAATGGGAGTGTCTCCAGAAGGCTATTGTCTGCTGCATTCCAGTGTTCCAGTACTCTTTGTCTGTCTGCTCTTGGAAGCCATATGCTGAAACCCATTTTCTCTCCTATTTCGGCCAGTTTGGCCTGTATTGTGATGCTCTCCCTTGGAAAGGGCTGATTAGACAGGATACCAGGGTCTTCCCGCTCCGGAATGGTGAGTTCTATTGCTCCTGTTGTTTGTAATGCTGTGACGGAAGTATCGATCTTTTTCTGATCAGCATCAGTGAGCGTATAAGTTACAGGGGCGGCCCGCTGTTGCAGCAGTATTTTCTCCAGATAGGCACCATCTTCATCCTTCAGTCTGCGCAGATTGCTTCTTACGTGTATGGTCCAGGTATTGCTGCCGGGCGGCAAGAGTCTGGTAAAAGATAAGTGGTTAAAACTTCTGCTGTCCGTAATCGGAATACCTTGTTCAAAGGAAAGCCAGACAGTGGGATTGATTTTAAATCGTAAGGTATATGGGTCGTTAACCGGGTAATATATAGGCTTATCGTTTTCAAACAGGAGGCTGTTGATTTCCATGACCCCAACCCATCTTGATAGTTTTGTTACATAACAAATAAGCTTATCGCCAGGACGAAGGTTTTTAGCGATAGATCGTTTGCTTTCCATAAAGCCGGAAAGGCTTTTGTCTGAATTGGAGAAGGCTTCGTAGGTGGCTGGAGAGAAAAGGTTAATATAATAGGCCATGGGTGTTACATTCAAGGATTGGTAATGTAGACAAGTATAAGGTTTTTTAGTGATTAATTGTTAACTTAAAGTAGATGCTTTACTTGTATAATGCCCGCATATTACCAACGTTTTTTTAGAAAATCCCAGATGAAAAAATCCTAATCTATGAATGTAATCATCCGCCTTTACGTTGTACTATTTGTTTTTATTGCTTCAACTGCAAATGGACAGGTGAACAAGTCCCTGGCCGGTACTATTGACAACCTCTATGAAGCTGATCAGACAGTGCAGCTCCGATTGCTGGAAATGAACCAGCACAAGGCTCCCCAGGATAGCATGGAAAAACAGTATTCTCTAAAACGGGCAATGTATAAACGCAATTTGCAGGTCATCAAAAAGATTTACGCACAATATGGTTACCCAACCATCACATTGGTAGGTGCCGATGCTTCGCATCATTTTTTTATACTCATCCAGCATGCCGATAGTGAACCCCATTTCCAGCTGGAAATGCTGCCGATATTGGACAGCCTTTCCCAAAAAGGCGATATATTGAGGAAGGACTATGCCTATCTCTATGATCGTGTTCAGCATAATACAGGCGGGAAACAACGTTATGGGACACAGCCTGCTTATGGTGAGAACGGCAGTTTGTTTGACAAAAACAACAGGATCATTTATCCGCCCGACCTGGAAGATCCGGAAAATGTGGATGCACGGAGAAAAGAAGCAGGTATGGAACCTATTGAGCAATATTATGAATCTGTCTTACAATTGCTGGGCAGGCCCAGAGCGAAGCCGAAGCAATAGATTGAATCGCCCTGAAAAAATTTGATAATTTTAGATGGTTAAAAGATATGCTTTCCCGTTACACCTATGAAGTCACACATAACATTTCCCGCGGATCTTATCGATTTTCTTGTCTGGGTAAAAACAACCACAGAATCCGCCTGGAG belongs to Chitinophaga sp. HK235 and includes:
- a CDS encoding RNA polymerase sigma-70 factor; protein product: MSNCSTYTDDQLWEQITQDDQEAFTAVYNRYWKVLYLRAQSMLTDSDLAQDIVQEVFISLWHRRKEVEVLHLKAYLFQAVRYQELKALRTLKSDINFYERLALISKDLLIHEPLAFKELDTVLQRVLATFPEDQRMIFGMSREEGLTYREIAGKMEISVKTVEKKMSQALRTLRKGMDSAFPLVLSMMALLENSRN
- a CDS encoding ester cyclase encodes the protein MIKQLLGGLLLTATTAFSQEKVSDMETIQQQNKAAIIHFYEDILNQRQFGQLDGLISPDYANSQGDSGIQGFIQSAQAVLQSFPDAQWSLSLVMAEGDKVFVKQKMQGTHQNTFQHIAPTHKAVTSEGTGIYTFKNGKIIHHEIQTDRLGFLQQLGAIPADITPTDKRNQVYFIDKFIVPSAAISEFTQRMNYNRGFIQKLDGFMGDKVFQHQEQNGQYSVITVATWKNQEYLDNAKTQVQAEYKRIGFNPAGFYQQLHIQMERGIYQGND
- a CDS encoding helix-turn-helix domain-containing protein, producing the protein MLLKPYIPSAPLQPFIQAYKIIESQDARVNRVLPDTTPAIAFRYKGRINYLSDQQANPVPAAVISGLRSSVRLINYQENTAAIIVQFKPAGAAAFFKTPLHELFEHSVSLDNFISRQQTAIIEEQLAEAKTTHERITVIETLLLSLLHGSKQDNLILNVLQQIQTTQGDLPIKNLAASNYLSQDAFEKRFRKTIGTSPKQYASIIRLKSLITRKQPTQSLTDLALDAGYFDQAHFNKSFKRFTGLTPSHFFQSPLFW
- a CDS encoding DUF6624 domain-containing protein, with amino-acid sequence MNVIIRLYVVLFVFIASTANGQVNKSLAGTIDNLYEADQTVQLRLLEMNQHKAPQDSMEKQYSLKRAMYKRNLQVIKKIYAQYGYPTITLVGADASHHFFILIQHADSEPHFQLEMLPILDSLSQKGDILRKDYAYLYDRVQHNTGGKQRYGTQPAYGENGSLFDKNNRIIYPPDLEDPENVDARRKEAGMEPIEQYYESVLQLLGRPRAKPKQ